In one window of Methanolobus mangrovi DNA:
- the ercA gene encoding alcohol dehydrogenase-like regulatory protein ErcA, producing MNGAYTNGVNNMVSGSLPLRKFLAPEIILGDGSRSLIAQYVLSLSGRNVFLVSDPGIFKAGWAEEVEDNLKNAGLDVVIYDDVSPNPRSTEVMRGAELYAENGCDLIVAVGGGSSMDCGKAIGAVASNRCSVLELEGVDEVALPASPIICIPTTAGSSADVSQFAIITDEQKKRKFAIISKTMLPDITLIDPETTVTMSPELTASTGMDALCHAFESYVSNASSVMTDMFALEATKLLVEYLPKAYTDPDDIMFRNKVMLGSMYAGLAFSNASLGLVHAMAHSLGGYLDSPHGECNAQLLEHVVAFNYSRAPDKYRILEGIMYEKTPQKKSGPDDLIHELRNMTDQMGIKPGLSNMGVKEKDIKYLSENAFLDPCLATNPRPATIEDIEGLYHGAL from the coding sequence ATGAACGGAGCATACACTAATGGAGTGAATAATATGGTGTCTGGCAGTCTTCCTCTCCGTAAATTCCTGGCACCTGAGATTATCTTAGGTGATGGTTCCCGAAGTCTCATAGCTCAATACGTTCTCAGTCTGTCTGGCAGGAATGTGTTTTTAGTCAGCGATCCTGGCATCTTTAAAGCAGGTTGGGCTGAGGAAGTAGAGGATAATCTGAAGAATGCAGGTCTGGATGTTGTCATCTATGACGATGTATCTCCAAATCCACGATCAACTGAGGTCATGCGAGGAGCGGAACTTTATGCGGAGAATGGTTGTGATCTTATCGTAGCCGTGGGTGGCGGTAGTTCTATGGACTGTGGCAAGGCGATAGGTGCGGTAGCATCTAACCGGTGCAGCGTTCTGGAGCTGGAAGGGGTAGACGAGGTGGCTCTGCCTGCTTCTCCTATAATATGTATTCCTACGACAGCCGGTTCCTCTGCCGATGTATCCCAATTTGCTATAATCACTGATGAGCAGAAAAAACGCAAGTTCGCTATAATTAGCAAGACCATGCTGCCAGACATTACACTCATAGATCCTGAGACTACTGTTACCATGAGTCCCGAACTGACCGCATCTACGGGTATGGATGCTCTCTGTCATGCTTTTGAATCTTATGTTTCGAATGCATCCTCTGTCATGACCGACATGTTTGCTTTAGAGGCCACTAAACTATTGGTGGAATATCTGCCCAAAGCATATACTGACCCTGATGACATCATGTTCAGGAACAAGGTCATGCTGGGAAGCATGTATGCTGGCCTGGCATTTTCCAACGCCAGTCTGGGGTTAGTGCATGCCATGGCGCATAGTCTGGGGGGTTACCTGGATTCTCCTCACGGCGAATGTAACGCGCAGCTTCTGGAACATGTCGTTGCCTTTAATTATTCGCGGGCACCGGACAAATACCGGATCCTTGAGGGTATTATGTATGAAAAGACGCCGCAAAAGAAAAGCGGACCTGATGACCTGATACACGAGTTGCGAAATATGACCGACCAGATGGGGATAAAGCCTGGCTTATCAAATATGGGGGTAAAAGAGAAGGACATTAAGTATCTCAGCGAGAATGCATTCCTGGACCCCTGTCTTGCTACTAACCCTCGTCCTGCTACAATAGAAGACATAGAGGGACTTTACCATGGTGCACTCTGA
- the smc gene encoding chromosome segregation protein SMC gives MHIKELEFINFKSFGKKVKIPFFDGFTTISGPNGSGKSNIIDGILFVLGLSSSRTMRAEKLTDLIYNGESSKKPDFAQVTIRFDNTDREMPYDADEITITRKIRETDSGYYSYFYFNGKAASLTDVHNYLAKARVTPEGYNVVMQGDVTRIINMTPTERRKIIDEIAGVAEFDSKRDRALSELEIVRERVERVDIIIDEVGQQLEKLKTERDQALKYQSLKEEKMKFEGFVLLAKLKDAKVELSSVADDILAKDDVLGKLELDLDAKRLSVEKLEQDLEEMTLNIQRMGEDEQIQIKKDIEGIRGEVSRCVDTIELSEKEMEDVESRRRKIFVEIDEIKGKLEGLDSNISEESMRKESILSEMSERKTERMLLQSKIADVDAKFAQTRDELSTLKSKLETLKNEKNELMRQEDRLLDSLRRKSAEVRDIESEIADAKSKSESSGSDTLSVQYDIEKLNEKIDVLTKDIDDLELNRSQLKVIVKEIEDELRKYENDYARIEVRVRAAEDHSKYSKSVDMVMNEKKHHGLPGIYGTIAELGSVDQKYSNALGIAAGGRMQAVVVENDEDAARAIAFLKQRRGGRATFLPLNKMEARRPYKDLSDRDGVVGYAIDLIDFDKKFEAAFWYVFRDTLIVDTLTNARRLMGGLRMVTLEGEVIEKSGAMVGGSQQQNTGLSFAASEKDKLVKIAEKITEYDSRRSNAIKKLDQVEGHLSQVNREIHEHDKEISKKQMQFEEISGRSERLTQLIEAKAQELAEIEESRKVLRDEMDQTVVQKQEKEELVQSLEKDIEVLEKKLEGSEVPELNRQAEQLDEEIRRLDGRVRDIDSTLNALNLDRNYASSKIEENRELIKSMDEKKATHKQRVADLRVKITELEASLLEKQQRETELAEKLKELQLERAQLHEEHVSVKKEFEKIRLRFDEGNRQMMALKATKDALEEQVVELAEEIQRRGIEESEEVPNYETVRTRIGSIEKAMERLEPVNMRAIDEYDEVEARLDELVTRRDTLSSEREQILERITQYEQLKKDTFMETYDGINGPFKEIFNELSDGIGELVLDNYDDPFAGGMTLKAQPKEKTLQRLEAMSGGEKSLTALSFVFAIQQYRPAPFYAFDEIDMFLDGSNAGKVAQRVKTAVANAQFIVVSLRKPMIEAAERTIGVAMQENNITSITGVKLR, from the coding sequence GTGCATATAAAGGAACTTGAGTTTATAAACTTCAAATCCTTCGGGAAAAAGGTAAAAATACCTTTTTTTGATGGTTTTACCACAATTTCGGGTCCAAACGGCAGTGGTAAATCGAATATCATAGATGGTATTCTCTTTGTGCTGGGATTATCAAGTTCCAGGACTATGAGGGCTGAAAAGCTTACTGATCTTATATACAATGGCGAAAGCTCGAAGAAGCCAGATTTTGCACAGGTGACGATTCGTTTCGATAATACTGATCGTGAAATGCCATATGATGCAGACGAGATCACAATCACAAGGAAGATTCGTGAGACCGATTCCGGATATTACAGTTATTTCTATTTCAACGGGAAAGCCGCAAGTCTTACGGATGTCCATAACTATCTTGCAAAAGCCCGGGTTACTCCTGAAGGTTATAATGTTGTGATGCAGGGTGACGTTACACGCATCATCAATATGACTCCTACCGAGAGACGTAAGATCATCGATGAGATCGCCGGTGTTGCTGAGTTTGACAGTAAAAGGGACAGGGCACTGAGTGAGCTTGAGATCGTACGAGAGCGGGTTGAAAGAGTAGATATAATCATCGATGAGGTTGGCCAGCAACTTGAGAAACTCAAAACAGAGCGTGACCAGGCCCTGAAATATCAATCTCTCAAAGAAGAAAAAATGAAATTCGAGGGCTTTGTCCTGCTTGCAAAGCTCAAGGATGCTAAGGTAGAACTGTCGTCTGTTGCTGATGATATCCTGGCCAAGGATGATGTTCTTGGAAAACTGGAACTTGACCTTGATGCCAAAAGGCTTAGTGTGGAGAAGCTTGAACAGGATCTTGAGGAAATGACCCTGAACATCCAGAGAATGGGTGAAGATGAGCAGATCCAGATAAAAAAGGATATCGAAGGTATCAGGGGTGAAGTTTCAAGGTGTGTTGACACCATTGAACTTTCTGAAAAGGAAATGGAGGATGTCGAATCAAGGCGAAGGAAGATCTTTGTTGAGATCGATGAGATAAAAGGTAAGCTTGAAGGGCTGGATTCCAATATCTCAGAAGAATCAATGAGAAAGGAAAGCATCCTGTCCGAAATGTCCGAGCGCAAGACTGAGCGCATGCTTCTCCAGAGTAAGATCGCAGATGTCGATGCCAAATTTGCCCAGACAAGGGACGAGCTCAGTACTCTTAAGTCTAAACTTGAGACATTGAAGAATGAGAAAAATGAGCTGATGCGTCAGGAAGACCGCTTGCTTGATTCTCTGAGGCGAAAGTCTGCGGAAGTCCGTGATATCGAGAGTGAGATCGCAGATGCCAAATCAAAATCGGAATCCTCTGGAAGTGACACACTTTCTGTTCAATATGATATAGAGAAGCTCAATGAGAAGATAGATGTTCTTACCAAGGATATTGACGACCTTGAGCTCAACCGTTCCCAGTTAAAGGTCATAGTAAAGGAAATTGAAGACGAGCTTCGCAAGTATGAGAATGATTATGCCAGGATAGAGGTCCGTGTTCGTGCGGCAGAGGACCACAGCAAGTATTCCAAATCAGTGGACATGGTGATGAATGAGAAAAAACACCATGGCTTACCAGGCATATATGGTACTATAGCAGAACTCGGCAGTGTTGACCAGAAATATTCCAATGCCCTTGGAATTGCCGCTGGTGGACGTATGCAGGCAGTTGTTGTCGAAAATGATGAAGATGCTGCCCGGGCAATAGCTTTCCTCAAACAAAGAAGAGGTGGCAGGGCTACATTCCTTCCATTGAACAAAATGGAAGCCCGCAGGCCGTACAAAGACCTTTCTGACAGGGACGGTGTGGTGGGCTATGCCATCGACCTTATAGATTTTGATAAGAAATTCGAAGCTGCTTTCTGGTATGTGTTCAGGGACACTCTCATTGTGGATACCCTGACAAATGCACGTCGTCTTATGGGTGGTCTGCGGATGGTCACTCTTGAAGGTGAGGTCATTGAAAAGAGCGGTGCAATGGTGGGCGGTTCCCAGCAGCAGAATACTGGTCTTTCGTTCGCTGCTTCTGAGAAAGATAAGCTTGTAAAGATTGCTGAAAAGATAACCGAGTATGATTCCAGACGCAGCAATGCTATCAAGAAGCTGGATCAGGTAGAAGGGCATCTCTCTCAGGTCAACCGTGAGATTCATGAGCACGATAAGGAGATCTCCAAGAAGCAGATGCAGTTTGAAGAGATATCAGGTAGGAGTGAACGTCTTACCCAGTTAATTGAAGCAAAAGCTCAGGAACTTGCAGAGATAGAAGAGTCACGCAAGGTGCTCAGGGATGAGATGGACCAGACAGTTGTCCAGAAGCAGGAAAAGGAAGAACTTGTCCAGTCACTTGAAAAGGATATAGAGGTACTGGAAAAGAAACTAGAAGGTTCTGAAGTTCCGGAACTTAACAGGCAGGCAGAACAGCTTGATGAAGAGATCAGGCGTCTGGATGGCCGTGTTCGTGACATTGATTCCACACTGAATGCGCTTAATCTTGATCGCAATTACGCGTCTTCAAAGATCGAGGAAAACAGGGAACTTATCAAATCAATGGATGAGAAGAAAGCCACACATAAGCAACGTGTGGCCGATCTCAGGGTCAAGATAACTGAACTTGAGGCATCTCTCCTTGAAAAACAGCAGCGTGAAACAGAGCTTGCTGAAAAATTAAAGGAACTGCAATTGGAACGTGCCCAACTGCATGAAGAACATGTTTCTGTTAAGAAAGAGTTTGAGAAGATAAGGCTCAGGTTCGATGAAGGCAATCGCCAGATGATGGCCCTGAAAGCCACAAAGGATGCTCTTGAGGAGCAGGTTGTTGAACTTGCAGAAGAGATCCAGAGGCGTGGAATCGAGGAATCTGAAGAAGTTCCTAATTATGAAACCGTACGCACAAGGATAGGTTCTATCGAGAAGGCAATGGAGCGTCTTGAACCTGTTAACATGCGTGCAATAGATGAATATGACGAGGTTGAGGCAAGGCTCGATGAACTTGTTACAAGGCGTGACACTCTGTCCTCGGAAAGGGAGCAGATACTTGAGCGCATAACACAATATGAGCAGCTCAAAAAAGATACTTTCATGGAAACCTATGATGGTATAAACGGGCCTTTCAAGGAAATATTCAATGAACTTTCTGATGGTATCGGTGAGCTGGTTCTCGATAATTATGACGATCCTTTTGCAGGTGGCATGACACTGAAGGCACAGCCAAAAGAAAAGACCCTGCAGCGTCTGGAAGCCATGTCCGGTGGTGAGAAGAGTCTTACTGCCCTTTCATTTGTTTTCGCTATCCAGCAGTACAGGCCTGCACCTTTCTATGCATTCGATGAGATTGACATGTTCCTTGATGGATCCAATGCCGGAAAGGTTGCGCAGAGAGTTAAAACGGCAGTTGCCAATGCACAGTTCATAGTTGTCTCTCTCAGAAAACCGATGATAGAGGCTGCTGAGCGTACAATTGGAGTTGCAATGCAGGAAAATAATATTACAAGTATTACGGGTGTGAAATTACGTTGA
- a CDS encoding magnesium transporter CorA family protein has translation MNTENRDFVIERLERQLKEKETELDDIKNNLRESILREIRSDLKNDLDFNNRIAQLERKVQTLSSNLNGVMDELLDQKSMIRSMKEVPVPRENKVEQKSSVEPVKESAVPTATPKVYRPEPKPVAPSVTTSQPKPVSPLSAIPSSPSPSFRSVSAETSPSAKPFNTKVSIRSDESEPSSGNVQPASSPNLRFNVREVPSVKQPEMPEPDRRSEYIIAETDDERKLRIDRTSRQDRDSCKYIVAEEGESSCEEQTEAVSSKYETIEAREDEDAVVIVTRRK, from the coding sequence ATGAATACTGAAAACAGGGACTTTGTGATTGAACGCCTTGAGCGGCAGCTCAAGGAAAAAGAAACAGAATTAGATGATATCAAGAATAATCTCCGTGAATCTATATTACGGGAGATTAGAAGTGACCTTAAGAACGATCTTGATTTCAATAATCGAATTGCGCAACTCGAACGTAAAGTTCAGACTCTTAGCAGCAATCTTAATGGTGTCATGGATGAACTCCTTGATCAAAAGTCAATGATCCGTTCCATGAAGGAGGTACCTGTTCCCCGCGAAAATAAAGTGGAGCAGAAATCTTCAGTTGAACCTGTAAAGGAATCAGCAGTTCCAACAGCAACTCCTAAAGTTTACAGACCAGAACCTAAACCGGTCGCACCTTCAGTAACTACCTCACAACCAAAGCCCGTATCCCCATTATCAGCGATTCCTTCATCGCCTTCTCCTTCTTTTCGTTCAGTTTCGGCTGAAACGTCACCTTCAGCAAAACCATTCAACACAAAGGTTTCGATCAGGTCTGATGAATCAGAGCCTTCATCGGGAAATGTTCAGCCCGCCTCGTCTCCAAATCTGCGTTTCAATGTAAGGGAAGTTCCTTCTGTAAAGCAACCTGAAATGCCTGAACCCGACCGCAGGTCTGAATACATCATCGCAGAAACAGATGATGAGCGCAAACTTCGGATTGACAGGACCTCACGCCAGGATAGGGATTCCTGTAAATATATTGTTGCAGAGGAAGGTGAATCCTCATGCGAAGAACAAACAGAAGCCGTATCCTCTAAATATGAGACAATTGAGGCGCGCGAAGATGAAGATGCTGTCGTGATAGTTACACGAAGAAAATAA
- a CDS encoding TATA-box-binding protein codes for MSDYNIKIENVVASTKLAEEFDLTKIEAEFEGAEYNKQKFPGLVYRVTDPKAAFLVFTSGKVVCTGAKNVADVHTVIGNMAKKLNGIGIKTIEDPEITVQNIVASADLKAVLNLNAIAIGLGLENIEYEPEQFPGLVYRIDDPKVVVLIFSSGKLVVTGGKSPENCEQGVEVVRQQLDSMGLL; via the coding sequence ATGTCAGATTATAACATCAAAATTGAAAATGTGGTTGCATCTACCAAGCTTGCAGAGGAGTTCGACCTTACAAAGATAGAAGCTGAGTTTGAGGGTGCGGAATATAACAAACAGAAATTCCCTGGTCTTGTTTACCGTGTAACTGATCCTAAAGCCGCATTTCTGGTGTTCACTTCCGGTAAGGTAGTCTGTACCGGCGCAAAGAATGTAGCTGATGTTCATACTGTCATAGGCAACATGGCAAAGAAGCTCAATGGTATTGGAATAAAGACCATAGAGGACCCTGAGATAACTGTTCAGAATATTGTAGCTTCTGCAGATCTTAAGGCAGTACTGAACCTTAATGCAATTGCTATTGGTCTTGGTCTTGAGAACATTGAATACGAACCGGAGCAGTTCCCTGGTCTTGTTTACCGTATAGACGATCCTAAGGTCGTTGTGCTTATTTTCAGTTCAGGAAAGCTTGTGGTCACTGGCGGTAAATCCCCTGAGAACTGTGAGCAGGGTGTTGAGGTCGTAAGACAGCAGCTTGACAGCATGGGTCTGCTTTAA
- the scpB gene encoding SMC-Scp complex subunit ScpB: MSDREVMEAALFAAGGALDALTLGKLLGKPKKHVISVALDLLKEYSSRETGIEIIDLGERYVMQVKPKYTDVVRPLAPKELSAPMLRTLSMIAYHQPLIQSDLVDMRGNSAYDHIRELKDRGFVEAVPHGRTKLLRTTSLFADYFGLESDDPDLVKKKIVELSRLQSGQSGLNKWLGRRFVGVTPMYESLMGMCGIRDYKVINAYDPTEEELDELEDVYKLVISKGYLEKVSKYYDGEIIEVSSTTFDDLIDSIRLLENVADTERSESSIEAINDLKGRYVSKALVISKKVQPATEMVARIVSDLRLGVSSTGIMIAPDYGRSTEGVEVSEGADILIPTHKAMDGDLLERVCNKYEAVINGLKKFEDS, encoded by the coding sequence ATGAGTGACCGGGAAGTTATGGAGGCAGCCCTTTTTGCTGCCGGAGGGGCACTTGATGCATTAACCCTCGGAAAACTGCTAGGCAAGCCAAAAAAACATGTTATTTCTGTTGCGCTTGATCTTTTAAAGGAATACTCTTCCAGAGAAACGGGTATTGAGATAATAGATCTTGGTGAACGTTATGTTATGCAGGTGAAGCCAAAATATACTGATGTGGTGAGGCCACTTGCTCCAAAGGAACTGAGTGCGCCCATGTTGCGTACACTTTCAATGATAGCATATCATCAGCCACTTATCCAGTCAGACCTTGTGGACATGAGGGGTAATTCTGCTTATGACCACATAAGGGAACTGAAGGACCGGGGGTTTGTTGAAGCTGTGCCACACGGAAGAACAAAACTGCTTCGTACTACTTCCCTGTTTGCGGATTATTTCGGTCTTGAATCCGATGACCCTGACCTGGTGAAGAAGAAGATAGTTGAACTTTCCCGTCTTCAAAGCGGGCAGAGTGGTCTTAACAAGTGGCTTGGAAGGAGATTTGTTGGTGTTACTCCTATGTATGAGTCCCTTATGGGGATGTGTGGTATCAGGGACTACAAGGTCATCAATGCATATGATCCGACCGAGGAGGAGCTGGATGAGCTTGAAGATGTGTATAAACTTGTTATCTCCAAAGGCTACCTTGAAAAAGTCAGTAAATACTATGACGGGGAAATAATTGAGGTGAGTTCTACAACGTTTGATGATCTTATTGATTCTATCAGACTTCTTGAGAACGTAGCTGATACTGAGAGGTCCGAATCAAGTATTGAGGCAATAAATGATCTCAAGGGGCGCTATGTGTCGAAGGCCCTTGTCATCAGTAAGAAAGTCCAGCCTGCTACCGAGATGGTTGCGCGCATCGTCAGTGACCTGCGTCTGGGTGTATCATCTACGGGAATTATGATAGCTCCTGATTATGGAAGATCAACTGAAGGTGTTGAAGTTTCTGAAGGCGCTGACATTCTTATACCTACTCATAAGGCTATGGATGGTGACTTGCTGGAAAGGGTTTGCAATAAGTATGAAGCTGTTATAAACGGACTTAAGAAGTTTGAAGACAGCTGA
- the aglJ gene encoding S-layer glycoprotein N-glycosyltransferase AglJ — MTNENVCILLPTLNEEATIGPVIRDFRSEGFDNILVIDGNSKDRTREIAEAEGARVIVQTGKGKGQAIKQAFDFIEEDYIVMADGDGTNLAKDVHVVLAPVLEGKADHVMGNRLVDYEKGAFTRLNLIGNKIINKLFGLAYGVWLDDILTGYRAFNRKAIKSFELKKLGFEIESEITIESVKKDLRIVEVPTTYLARHSEGATKLNPLKDGFRIGSTIYKMAKMHNPMFYFGIIGGSLILSGLITGTYVVIEWFHGVTRIPMTILTTLLIIAGFQMFVFGMLSDLVVSLHRENMRMLRKLSEEKKE; from the coding sequence ATGACAAACGAGAATGTCTGCATTTTGTTGCCTACTCTTAACGAAGAGGCTACCATAGGCCCGGTTATCAGGGACTTCCGCTCAGAAGGCTTTGATAACATACTTGTTATAGATGGCAACAGCAAGGACAGGACCCGCGAGATAGCGGAAGCCGAAGGTGCCCGGGTCATAGTCCAGACCGGAAAAGGAAAGGGACAGGCTATTAAGCAGGCGTTTGATTTTATCGAGGAAGACTATATCGTAATGGCAGATGGTGACGGTACCAATCTGGCCAAAGATGTGCATGTGGTCCTTGCTCCAGTTCTTGAAGGGAAAGCAGACCATGTTATGGGCAACAGGCTTGTGGACTATGAAAAAGGAGCATTTACCAGGCTTAATCTTATAGGAAACAAAATAATCAACAAGCTTTTCGGTCTGGCCTACGGCGTATGGCTCGATGATATTCTCACAGGATACAGGGCTTTCAACAGGAAGGCTATCAAATCATTTGAATTGAAAAAATTAGGATTTGAGATTGAATCCGAGATAACCATTGAGAGTGTAAAGAAAGACCTGAGGATAGTTGAAGTTCCAACCACCTATCTGGCAAGACATTCGGAAGGCGCCACAAAGTTAAATCCTCTAAAGGATGGTTTCAGGATAGGCTCTACCATTTACAAAATGGCGAAGATGCATAACCCTATGTTCTATTTTGGTATAATTGGCGGATCTTTAATTTTGTCAGGATTGATCACTGGCACTTATGTTGTTATCGAATGGTTCCATGGGGTAACACGTATCCCAATGACCATTCTCACGACTTTGCTTATCATCGCAGGTTTCCAGATGTTCGTTTTTGGAATGCTGAGTGATCTTGTAGTTTCCCTTCATAGGGAAAACATGCGTATGCTCAGGAAGCTCAGTGAAGAGAAAAAAGAGTGA
- the thiC gene encoding phosphomethylpyrimidine synthase ThiC, with protein sequence MTIVTDAKNGKITEEMKIVAKDEGKDPEFIRRGIASGRIVIPMTPYRDIRVCGIGEGLRTKVNSSIGSSSDIIDEEAEVAKAKAAEAAGADTLMELGTGGDFLGIRKKVCDAVSLSVGSVPLYQAFITAAKRDGSIVHMTEDDLWYATEEQAKLGTNFMAIHTGINNIVLDRLKAHGRYGGLCSRGGAFMSTWMLHNEKENPLYQDFDYLCEILKEHEVTLSTGNGMRAGAIADATDRAQVQELIINSECAQKAHDKYDLQVIVEGPGHVPLDQVETNVKLMKAMSDGKPFYMLGPLVSDIGAGRDHIVTAIGAAASAAAGCDFLCNVTPAEHLALPNLQDIIEGVKTAKIAAHVGDTVKYPETREWDLAMGRARAKLDWKEMYKLALDPELAKSIRDSRAPGDEDACTMCGDFCALKIVNQNYDLCK encoded by the coding sequence ATGACAATAGTAACAGATGCAAAAAATGGTAAGATCACAGAAGAGATGAAGATTGTCGCCAAGGACGAAGGTAAAGACCCTGAATTCATAAGACGTGGAATTGCTTCCGGAAGGATCGTCATCCCAATGACCCCATACAGGGATATCAGGGTATGTGGTATTGGTGAAGGTCTCAGGACAAAAGTCAACTCTTCCATCGGTTCATCCTCAGATATCATTGATGAAGAGGCTGAGGTCGCAAAGGCAAAGGCAGCAGAGGCAGCAGGTGCAGACACACTCATGGAGCTCGGAACCGGCGGAGACTTCCTTGGTATCAGGAAAAAGGTATGTGACGCAGTTTCACTTTCAGTAGGTTCAGTACCACTCTACCAGGCATTCATCACAGCAGCAAAGAGAGACGGTTCCATTGTCCACATGACAGAGGACGACCTCTGGTATGCAACCGAGGAACAGGCAAAGCTCGGTACAAACTTCATGGCTATCCACACAGGTATCAACAACATTGTCCTTGACAGGTTGAAGGCACACGGCAGATACGGTGGTCTCTGTTCCCGTGGTGGTGCATTCATGAGCACATGGATGCTTCACAACGAGAAGGAAAACCCACTTTACCAGGACTTCGATTATCTCTGTGAGATCCTCAAGGAGCACGAAGTTACCCTTTCAACAGGTAACGGAATGCGCGCAGGTGCAATAGCTGATGCAACCGACAGGGCACAGGTTCAGGAACTCATCATCAACTCCGAATGCGCACAGAAAGCACACGACAAATACGACCTTCAGGTAATCGTTGAGGGACCAGGTCACGTACCACTGGACCAGGTAGAAACAAATGTCAAGCTCATGAAAGCAATGAGTGATGGAAAACCATTCTACATGCTCGGTCCTCTTGTATCCGACATCGGCGCAGGTCGCGACCACATCGTAACAGCTATCGGTGCAGCAGCATCCGCAGCAGCAGGCTGTGACTTCCTCTGTAATGTAACACCTGCAGAACACCTTGCACTTCCAAACCTCCAGGACATCATTGAAGGTGTCAAGACCGCTAAGATCGCAGCTCACGTCGGTGACACTGTCAAGTACCCAGAAACCCGTGAATGGGACCTTGCAATGGGCAGGGCACGTGCAAAACTCGACTGGAAGGAGATGTACAAGCTGGCACTCGACCCAGAGCTTGCAAAGAGCATCAGGGACAGCAGAGCACCAGGCGATGAAGACGCATGTACCATGTGCGGTGACTTCTGCGCACTCAAGATCGTAAACCAGAACTACGATCTTTGCAAGTAA
- a CDS encoding ScpA family protein, which produces MAEDIEMVQAPDIALKANVSLPYTIDSAFVDTLRGLGVDESHLEFTEDVLSEPVEILMNLAKDGAINPWDIDLVNVTDMFLERIEVMQMMDLRISGRTLLYAAILLRMKSTGIVLEEEVDDCFEMMDDELDFYEVDEYPVPKLPIRRRATRPVTLHELIVELRKAEKVETRRKDRSVYRKLEERSLVTTDDVLGIAHEEDILGRVRDMAAMLKECFNEHEFVPLSDLMTDDRSENIMTYVSLLFLATEKQVWLTQEELFGELYVYPARTAYEAV; this is translated from the coding sequence ATGGCAGAAGACATAGAAATGGTCCAGGCACCGGATATTGCGCTGAAAGCTAATGTTTCGTTACCGTATACTATTGATTCAGCATTTGTTGACACTTTAAGGGGGCTTGGTGTTGATGAATCCCATCTGGAGTTCACGGAAGACGTACTTAGTGAACCTGTGGAAATTCTCATGAATCTTGCAAAGGACGGTGCGATCAACCCGTGGGATATAGACCTTGTCAATGTGACTGATATGTTCCTTGAGCGTATCGAAGTGATGCAGATGATGGATCTTCGCATCTCCGGCAGGACACTTCTCTATGCGGCGATTCTACTCCGTATGAAATCCACTGGAATCGTCTTGGAAGAAGAGGTGGATGACTGTTTTGAAATGATGGATGATGAACTGGATTTCTATGAGGTTGACGAATATCCAGTTCCAAAACTCCCAATCCGGCGCAGGGCTACACGTCCGGTTACACTTCATGAGCTTATTGTTGAGTTGCGCAAAGCCGAGAAGGTTGAAACACGCAGGAAAGATCGCAGTGTTTACCGTAAACTGGAAGAACGGTCTTTAGTGACGACAGATGATGTTCTGGGAATCGCTCACGAGGAAGACATACTAGGGCGTGTCAGGGACATGGCCGCAATGTTAAAGGAATGCTTTAATGAGCATGAATTTGTCCCGCTTTCTGACCTGATGACCGATGATAGGTCTGAGAACATTATGACTTATGTTTCGTTGCTATTTCTTGCAACTGAAAAACAGGTATGGTTGACTCAGGAAGAGCTATTTGGGGAATTGTATGTTTATCCTGCCAGAACTGCTTATGAGGCTGTTTAA